The DNA sequence aaaagtggttggatgcggccgtgcccttgggttagtgggttggagactcggtttagttctcttagacacatggcatgagctgtgagaggtgcgtggggtttgtgtgcaaaaagttattttttcttctattttaatttatgtacatatttgaatatttttttcatgttccgttaatactgtatattatagagagaggtgcagagagacgcggtttgtgaggcgatgttctgatgtgacctcgcttttgtacagaatacactttgcacggaaaatttcttgggtgtcagctcgtctattacggttcaagaaaagaaataaaaaaattacacaacgctaCACCCAGTTCGATCCAATTTCAAACACGTCTTTTTCAGTAAATTCACAGCAAAGGACCGAAACGTCATACAACGATCAGCCCCACACGCACCTGTAACCCGTCTTCCCTGGACCTGTCTCTTCCAGGGACTCTGCGTTGTGATTGTACAGTAGACAGGACACAGGATGGTTGCAACTGACGCTTTTACTGTAACAACtctgtaacaaataaaacatgggttgtgGATGCAGAGCGTCTCACACAGGGCTCCCCTCTTAATAGGTAAGAAAGGATCTGACCGGAGCACGCATGCGCACGCAGGTTCCCGCGTAATCAGCCCAATAATGCgcgcgctcgcacacacacccaaaaccAAAAGGCgggagatataaaaaaaacatatagaagcaaacaaaatgcacataacTGAAAAGAAAGCACAAAATTCCAGAGGTTGCATGTTTTGGTGAATTGCAAATTACATACCCTGTTACGCACCCCAAACTCTCCCTCCGGCGCTTCCGGGGGAGGAGCCGCCTGACGTCACGGCGCCGCAGCAACCGCTCTGTTTACCCTGGCAACGGGCAGCAGGACGCGGTCCGGTGCGGTCACGATGTCCGAACCCCGGGAGCAGCGGGCCGCCCGCTTCAAGGCGGCTCTGATGAAGAGCGGCGCCAGGAGCGACACCAGCCTGTAAGCCCGCACCGTGTCGCCGACTTTTATTCcgttttaaatatgaaaatggcGCCAATCTGCGTGCACTCACCATCCTGGACCGTTAGAACCGTATCAAGTGCTGCCTGTTTTCACTGAATATTTCACGTGGGAGATTTGGACCGATGGATGATAATATTAGGGtgctggtagcctagtggggtaactcactccagaggacccaggttcaaaccccacttaataccatcgtgtccctgagaaggacacttaaccctgagtgtctccagggggggactgtccctgtaacttctgactgtaagtccctctggataagggcgtctggtaaacgctgtagtTAGGGTAAACAGGAGCTGTGAATATTGAGCCAACTTcatgatgaaggtcccgtccccacacgctgctccccgggcgcctgtcctggtgcccactgctcaccaagggcgacggttaaatacagaggacaaatagGGTtaaattcacaatgacaatcacgtcactttcacccACATCTGTGGGACGTGAACATGACGTACCCGATgttcctgctgctgggctgaagggGAGGGAGGCGGCTGCTTCCAAATgaacttcattcattcataatacaTTCAGTCCGAGCTCATTATGGCACAATTACtatttccaaataaaaaaaacagccgaatctgtgaattattcatttatttatatcatGGTGATCCTCACGCTGACCGATGGAAGATGGACAAGTAAAGCTGAAAATGTTAACCTGGTTTTACTAGATAAGATGTGTTGATGTGTCATtttgaaagtgtagtgattgacacagcagcacagcacacggtgcacacagtgaaatgtgtcctctgtatttaaccatcacccttggtgagcagtgggaaccatgacaggcgcccggggagcagtgtgtggggacagtgggacctcggtggcaccttggcagatcaggattcgaaccggcaaccttctgattacggggccgcttccttaaccgctaggccaccgctgtttatttttaataaacggGACGTCCTCTGGCCCTCAGCTACGAGCACCTGGTCCGCCTCCTGTCCCGCGTGAGGGAGGAGCAGCCCCAGGATCCTGTGGACGTGCTGGAGGAGATGAGCAGGGAGCTGAAGCGCGGCGCCCTGCAGCAGGACCGCGGCGCCCTGCGGGACGTCCCGGCCACCACGCCCGGACAGTGGCTGGCCGAGCAGCAGCGGGCGCTCTTCTCCCACGCCAgagacgaggacgaggacgatcTGGTGAGGAATAACTTCTACTCGCTGGTTAAgtacggtggtagtagcctagcgggtaaaacactcacctatggaccagaagacccaggttcaaaccccacttactaccatcgtgtccctgagcaggacacttaaccctgagtgtctccagggggggactgtccctgtaactactgactgtaactctggataaggccgtctggtaaacgctggaAATGTAAGTACGCGTGTGAGAGCTGCGCTTCTTGCCGGTTTAGGTGGAGACGCCGCTGCCCAACCTGGCGGAGGTGGCCTTCTTCTTCCAGCAGGCTGGCGTGGGGCTGGGCGGGGAGGAGATGCAGAAGGTCTCCCTGGCGCTGCGGCAGCTGAGCGACGCCCGGCCCCTGCGGAGCTGCCGCTTCTGGGGCAAAGTCCTCGGCACGGAGGCCAACTACCTGGTCGCCGAGTGCCGGGAGGCGGAGCCGCCGGGTGGGGCAGGCGGAGAAGGTCCCGGAGAGGGCGGCGACGAAGACGCGGCCAAAATGGTGAGAGCTCCGCCCCCGTTAACGTGAAAAGAGCATCGTTGTTAGTAACCGGGCCGGTTCCAGAACTTCTTATGGTCCTCATTCGCTTCATCGTGTAATTTAACGTACAATGACGAAGACGTGGAAACGATTTCTCTTGAATTAGATCGTCCCGCCCTCCACCTACAAAGCGCCCCCGGTGGTGCCGGCGGAGGAGCGCGGCACGGGGACCAACAGCTCTGCGTACTTCGTGTGCCGCGAACCGGGCCTTCCGTGGACCCGCCTGCCCGACGTGGTTCCGGCGCACATCACGGCGGCGCGGCGGATCCGCAAGTTGTTCACGGGCCGCCTGGACGCCCCGGTGACCTCCTACCCGCCGTTTCCCGGCGCCGAGGCCGAGTACCTGCGGGCGCAGATCGCCCGCATCTCGTCCGGCACGCAGGTCAGCCCGCTGGGGTTCTAccacctgcaggaggaggacgaggaggaggacgaggacgaggagcaGGGGACAACTCGGGGCCGCGTGGAGGAGAACCCCGACTTCGAGCCGCTCCCCGTCACCGCGATGAGCAAGTCGCTGTCCGCCTGGGTGCACCACGTCCCGCACATCCTGACTCAGGTCcgtcctccgtatttaaccgCCACCTCGGACCTTCTAGAACCCGCCGCTGATACCGCGGTTCGTCCAGGGCCGCTGCGTGTGGGTGAACCCGGCGGAGAAACCGGCGGCGGaacctgatgaagatgaagaggaggaggaggagccggacGAGCCGGAACGGGAGGAAGGACCCGCCCTCTTCACCCCGCTGTCTGAAGACGCAGGTGAGCGTGCGAGATGCCGCcggtccgcctcctcctccgtaACCACGGTAACGCGCCACGTTTCTGCGTTTGGTGTAGAAATGGACCGGCTGCCACCGTGGAGCTCCCGGCTGTCCTCCGCCCTCGTCCCCCGCTTCGCCGTGGCCTACGTCCGCTCCAACCTGTGGCCGGGAGCCCACGCCTACGCCCGCGGGAGGTAAgacccgccgccgccggccgGGCGTCGCCCGTCATCACCGCGTCCCGGTCTCCCCGCAGGAAGTTCCAGAACGTTTACATCGGCTGGGGCGTGAAGAGCGACGCGGCCTTCTCACCGGCGCTGCCCCCCGACCCCCAGCGCGAGTTCCCCGGCGGGCCGGAGGTGACCGAGGAGGCGGACCCCACGCCGCAGGAGGAGCGGGCGCTGAGGGCCGCGGCGGAGGACAAGGACGAGACGGAGGACGAGACGGAGGAGGACGAAGACACAGAGTGACGTTTACACTAAAACTTTTATTAGCGACACAGCAGcgttttaaataaagttctgaaaTTAAAATCCAGCCTGGTCATTACTCCGGGGGAACCGGGTCCGGTCCTAACGCAGGTCCGTCTCCTCGTCCCGCACCGTCTTTTTAATCCGGAGCAGCATGCTGGTCTGCCACTGGTCCAGCCTGGTGATGGAGTCGAAGTCCTTCACCTGGACAGAAGGACGTTAGCGGGGGGCCGCGCCCGTCTCCCCGAgacgccaacactcaccgcgtCGGTGAACGCGTCCACGTCCTGCTCCTCGTGCGCGTCCAGCAGCTTCTGCGGGGAGAGACGGGGATTACGGTGACGCCGGCGCTGCAGGaacgcggaggaggaggaggaggaagctcCGCCTACCTTCACCAGTTTGCACTCTCTGCAGTCCGAGAAGGCTGGAAACATCTCCTCATACTTCTCCACCGCGAGCTGGAAGGGACTTTTCCATCATCGTCCAGTACTGGTTCTGTGTGCTGGAAAGCTCAGTTAAAGAACTCCATCAGAATCGAtcaacaatatataatatagtctAATATCGAACACGTTTTATAACGACCACATAAagatcattaat is a window from the Denticeps clupeoides unplaced genomic scaffold, fDenClu1.1, whole genome shotgun sequence genome containing:
- the LOC114784202 gene encoding radial spoke head protein 6 homolog A-like, encoding MSEPREQRAARFKAALMKSGARSDTSLYEHLVRLLSRVREEQPQDPVDVLEEMSRELKRGALQQDRGALRDVPATTPGQWLAEQQRALFSHARDEDEDDLVETPLPNLAEVAFFFQQAGVGLGGEEMQKVSLALRQLSDARPLRSCRFWGKVLGTEANYLVAECREAEPPGGAGGEGPGEGGDEDAAKMIVPPSTYKAPPVVPAEERGTGTNSSAYFVCREPGLPWTRLPDVVPAHITAARRIRKLFTGRLDAPVTSYPPFPGAEAEYLRAQIARISSGTQVSPLGFYHLQEEDEEEDEDEEQGTTRGRVEENPDFEPLPVTAMSKSLSAWVHHVPHILTQGRCVWVNPAEKPAAEPDEDEEEEEEPDEPEREEGPALFTPLSEDAEMDRLPPWSSRLSSALVPRFAVAYVRSNLWPGAHAYARGRKFQNVYIGWGVKSDAAFSPALPPDPQREFPGGPEVTEEADPTPQEERALRAAAEDKDETEDETEEDEDTE